The Microbacterium foliorum genome has a window encoding:
- a CDS encoding DUF2510 domain-containing protein: protein MSMPAGWYDDGSGRQRWWDGEKWSEHVAPEQSGGAAAAQPPTGPSAPSANGYAAATTGPPSSPDRVAPVLGFVGLGLAVLGTVLACIPVTFVVGVVVLIAAFVVSLVGVLTKNTAKWPSIVGMVLSVIGGVIGTIVTLVIVAATLVGPVPPAVPTSEPPATSTAQPTSPPTSDAVDARPTPEEIAAQFEILAKEGGIVGYEGDPDFYPCMGRFMYDSEVSDESLRLIVQGEDPLETEREIAGEAIKQATLSCQS from the coding sequence ATGAGTATGCCGGCTGGATGGTACGACGACGGCTCCGGGCGTCAGAGATGGTGGGACGGCGAGAAGTGGAGCGAGCATGTCGCTCCCGAGCAGAGCGGCGGCGCTGCTGCTGCTCAGCCGCCGACCGGGCCGTCCGCGCCGAGCGCGAATGGCTACGCGGCGGCCACGACGGGGCCGCCCTCGTCGCCTGACCGGGTCGCGCCGGTGCTGGGTTTCGTCGGTCTCGGTCTGGCTGTGCTGGGCACGGTCCTCGCGTGCATTCCGGTGACGTTCGTCGTCGGCGTGGTGGTGCTGATCGCGGCGTTCGTGGTGTCGCTGGTGGGGGTGCTCACGAAGAACACGGCGAAGTGGCCGTCGATCGTGGGCATGGTCCTGTCGGTGATCGGCGGTGTGATCGGCACGATCGTGACGCTGGTGATCGTCGCTGCCACCCTCGTCGGGCCGGTTCCCCCTGCCGTTCCGACGAGCGAGCCTCCTGCCACGTCTACCGCGCAGCCGACATCCCCTCCGACCTCCGACGCCGTCGACGCGCGCCCGACGCCTGAAGAGATCGCAGCCCAGTTCGAGATTCTCGCGAAGGAAGGCGGCATCGTCGGATACGAGGGGGATCCAGACTTCTACCCTTGTATGGGGAGATTCATGTACGACTCGGAGGTCTCAGATGAGAGCCTCCGGCTCATCGTGCAGGGCGAAGATCCGCTTGAAACGGAGCGTGAGATAGCGGGAGAGGCGATCAAGCAGGCGACTCTCTCGTGCCAGTCCTGA
- a CDS encoding DUF2510 domain-containing protein, with protein sequence MSMPAGWYDDGSGRQRWWDGEKWSEHVAPEQSGGSAAAQPPTGPSAPSANGYAAATTGPPSSPDRVAPVLGFVGLGLAVLGTVLACIPVTFVVGVVVLIAAFVVSLVGVFTKNTAKWPSIVGMVLSVIGGVIGTIVTLVIVAAALVGPTGPMTPTVAPPTPSISAQPSSEPSPSSPPVGEERPSAEALGAALLADLQRTGITDYDNDPEFVACWGEFVYASELSDEALLEYVDTLTITGSEADLMKTVSTDATVSCSTP encoded by the coding sequence ATGAGTATGCCGGCTGGATGGTACGACGACGGCTCCGGGCGTCAGAGATGGTGGGACGGCGAGAAGTGGAGCGAGCATGTCGCTCCCGAGCAGAGCGGCGGCTCTGCTGCTGCTCAGCCGCCGACCGGGCCGTCCGCGCCGAGCGCGAATGGCTACGCGGCGGCCACGACGGGGCCGCCCTCGTCGCCTGACCGGGTCGCGCCGGTGCTGGGTTTCGTCGGTCTCGGTCTGGCTGTGCTGGGCACGGTCCTCGCGTGCATTCCGGTGACGTTCGTCGTCGGCGTGGTGGTGCTGATCGCGGCGTTCGTGGTGTCGCTGGTGGGGGTGTTCACGAAGAACACGGCGAAGTGGCCGTCGATCGTGGGCATGGTCCTGTCGGTGATCGGCGGTGTGATCGGCACGATCGTGACTCTGGTGATCGTCGCGGCCGCCCTCGTCGGACCGACGGGTCCGATGACACCCACCGTCGCTCCTCCCACACCGAGCATCAGCGCGCAGCCGTCGTCGGAGCCCTCCCCCTCGTCACCGCCCGTCGGCGAAGAACGGCCTTCGGCAGAGGCTCTCGGCGCGGCCCTGCTCGCCGACCTGCAGCGCACCGGCATCACGGACTACGACAACGACCCGGAGTTCGTCGCCTGCTGGGGGGAGTTCGTCTATGCATCCGAGCTGTCCGATGAGGCGCTTCTCGAGTACGTCGACACATTGACCATCACCGGGTCGGAAGCCGACCTGATGAAAACTGTGAGCACCGACGCCACCGTCTCCTGCTCGACGCCCTAG
- a CDS encoding FHA domain-containing protein: MTIAPPAARLRPPASPVRTAAPGVRATAGQRAGAYLIDIGIIAVIATLVWMLTGSLVLVAVTVIELWAIGWVWEGHTGATPGNLICGLRTVQRDKDASVGARGLFLRNLVMGLAHVIPVLLPVGLAAAGVLDGLGRARVIDVRKTRSAATDGMFLAPDLEARVTGPDASAGVIAAAPGVISQTPLSPSQPVVAAPVSDPVDAGSVAVFELSDGTVIEATGLGYIGRAPRAPETIPDAILVRVPDGTRSLSRTHAAFGVEDGKLWVQDLGSANGASVRHLGGSETELSAHNPYFLVPGDVLVLGGDAELTYRRVAGRGARPSALPSTPATEGPATPSEPAVPTPAVVTPAVVTPAVVTPVVESTPMGSPFPAVVDAVPAAASALPAPQAPAERPTTRSAARLTQAGAPAAQAPAGPGASAAVPATPTTPSDAQPTALPVPSEAPQAVVALQFTDGTTVPITGLGYIGRAPRVPEGEHAEAVLVAVPDGDRSVSRTHGRFGVVDGEPWFEDLGSGNGSSLRTADGRSGPMTPHQRFGLTSGMTLQVGDCLIQIVAV, translated from the coding sequence ATGACCATCGCCCCTCCGGCCGCGCGACTGCGGCCACCGGCATCCCCCGTCCGCACGGCTGCCCCGGGGGTGCGCGCCACCGCAGGCCAGCGCGCAGGCGCCTACCTGATCGACATCGGGATCATCGCGGTCATCGCGACGCTGGTCTGGATGCTCACCGGATCGCTCGTGCTCGTCGCCGTGACCGTGATCGAGCTGTGGGCCATCGGCTGGGTGTGGGAGGGCCACACCGGGGCGACGCCCGGGAACCTGATCTGCGGCCTGCGCACCGTGCAGCGCGACAAGGATGCCAGCGTCGGTGCGCGCGGCCTGTTCCTGCGCAACCTGGTGATGGGCCTCGCGCACGTGATCCCCGTGCTGCTGCCCGTGGGCCTCGCAGCCGCAGGGGTTCTCGACGGCCTGGGGCGCGCCCGCGTCATCGATGTGCGCAAGACCCGCAGCGCCGCGACGGACGGCATGTTCCTCGCGCCGGATCTCGAAGCCAGGGTCACCGGTCCCGATGCGTCAGCAGGGGTCATCGCGGCCGCGCCGGGGGTCATCAGCCAGACGCCGCTGTCGCCGTCGCAGCCGGTCGTCGCGGCACCGGTCTCCGACCCCGTCGATGCCGGCAGCGTGGCCGTGTTCGAGCTCTCGGACGGCACCGTGATCGAGGCCACCGGCCTCGGCTACATCGGCCGCGCGCCCCGCGCTCCGGAGACCATTCCCGACGCGATCCTCGTACGCGTGCCCGACGGCACCCGCTCGCTCTCGCGCACCCACGCCGCCTTCGGCGTGGAGGACGGGAAGCTGTGGGTGCAGGATCTGGGCTCCGCGAACGGGGCGTCGGTACGACACCTCGGCGGCAGCGAGACCGAGCTGAGCGCGCACAACCCGTACTTCCTCGTGCCGGGCGACGTGCTGGTGCTCGGAGGCGATGCGGAGCTCACGTATCGCCGAGTGGCGGGACGCGGCGCCCGACCGTCCGCACTCCCCTCGACACCTGCGACCGAGGGGCCGGCCACGCCGAGTGAGCCTGCGGTGCCGACACCCGCGGTCGTGACACCTGCTGTCGTGACGCCTGCTGTCGTGACGCCGGTGGTCGAATCGACGCCGATGGGATCTCCTTTCCCCGCCGTCGTGGATGCGGTGCCCGCCGCAGCGTCGGCACTGCCTGCGCCCCAGGCGCCCGCAGAGAGGCCCACGACACGATCGGCCGCGCGTCTGACGCAGGCGGGCGCTCCCGCCGCCCAGGCGCCCGCTGGTCCGGGCGCCTCCGCCGCTGTTCCCGCTACGCCGACCACGCCGAGCGATGCGCAGCCGACCGCACTCCCCGTGCCCTCGGAGGCGCCGCAGGCGGTCGTCGCCCTGCAGTTCACCGACGGCACGACCGTGCCGATCACCGGGCTGGGGTACATCGGACGCGCGCCGCGTGTGCCCGAGGGAGAGCATGCCGAGGCCGTGCTCGTCGCAGTGCCCGACGGAGACCGCTCGGTGTCGCGCACGCACGGTCGCTTCGGGGTGGTCGACGGTGAGCCCTGGTTCGAGGACCTCGGCTCGGGCAACGGCTCGTCGCTGCGCACGGCCGACGGACGGTCGGGGCCGATGACTCCGCACCAGCGATTCGGGCTGACATCGGGCATGACGCTGCAGGTCGGCGACTGCCTGATCCAGATCGTCGCGGTCTGA